The nucleotide sequence TAAATCCGTTACCGATTCGTCGTTCCTGACGGCGGGATGATTGGAGTGCCACTTAACCAATGGGAAGTGTCCTCGGCGAAGTATCTCGGTGACCTCGTGTTTGATGTTCTGCAACTCGATGAGCTCGTTTGCTCCGCTTAGCAGATCATCAACATAAAACGATGATTTTACAATGGATGCGCCAATGGGAAACTCGTTCACATGAAGATCTGCCAGATATTGGAAACTGCGAACTGCTAAGTATGGGGCCGAGGCCGTTCCACACGTCACAGTATTTAGCTCAAAGGTCTGCAAATCAGCATCAGGGGATGCtctccaaaatatatattgaaattacCGATCCACTGGGCTGACTAAAACTTGTCTATACATATTCGTAATGTCCGCTGTGATGGCGTAACGAAGGAGACGTATATACAGATCTTCTTGGAGTGTTGGGCCAACGAGAAGCAAATCATTCAATGAATGCTGGCACGATGAAGTGCACGAGGCGTCAAACACGACTCGTAACTTCATTGATGCACTGCTGGGCTTAAAAACACAATGGTGAGGTATATAAAAGTGTGGCTCGTCACTAaagtcatttttatttttttatttatttatttatttatttatttattaatggtcgacaaaacgagtgtcttcctcattattcaaaagattgtacaatataattatatgcttaaagcctagttaaaggatacaattttctaaatagcatcaccgaccgatggaggtgttttatttggaagtccggccagctgtgccccttttcacagctaattttgtcagtgacgctattagagcctacgcagaaggttgtaagtaggaaaaaagttatctcaagtgaaattaaaaataatcttaatttgctatattaataaagaaaatacattaaataggaaaaaagaaagtaagaaaattgttaataaagtaaagcaatgtcagttagataaagagtgttaagtggataggacaaagtaaaacgaaggtatcctgaaagcaacgatttcattaggggtagagacagttcaacttatgtagaaggacaacaccgagagtTGTCCTACGGTTAATTACCTTTGCAGTAGCA is from Drosophila virilis strain 15010-1051.87 unplaced genomic scaffold, Dvir_AGI_RSII-ME tig00001568, whole genome shotgun sequence and encodes:
- the LOC138911560 gene encoding uncharacterized protein, which codes for MYRQVLVSPTFELNTVTCGTASAPYLAVRSFQYLADLHVNEFPIGASIVKSSFYVDDLLSGANELIELQNIKHEVTEILRRGHFPLVKWHSNHPAVRNDESVTDLNLDENAVTSALGVAWDQRRDVLLFEVNDSI